In a single window of the Nocardioides sp. L-11A genome:
- a CDS encoding ABC transporter substrate-binding protein has translation MGAGVLLSLTLFAACSPTGGSTDDAGGPADGEVRFLIAENFWADWTPYASTAQSQHRLNRQIYDTLMDFPTGRLDAPEPMLATSWEQVDERTWEFELREDVTFHDGQEFGPDDVKASFEWASGATGEESILVDRWVPTQVEVVDENTVRLVTETPLASIFDAIRQTPIIAAEDVAAGADAMASEPNGTGPFKLEKETPTKKTMVANQDYWRDPAAIDTLVWEYVGDAQTRVNALKAGQADVIDRVPAEHHESLASTDGIAVESMTAAEQVNLWSIPGRVAAWDENPDLRRAIMLAIDRASLTENLVQGESRPAMSHMPSETLYYVENRPSYEQDVEEASRLVKESGAEGLEFEIWAAPGFLPAADKVGQAIVAMLEKVGLKPKLVTADVAGLVDDSTKKNGTGLLYHISWASGGEPASAVGIYTSANRWHLADPTVDELVAEGKRTVDPAQREGVYAELQARLWETLPSLPLYYSDFTVARSERVEGLQILPNYDTYFYPATLGE, from the coding sequence ATGGGAGCAGGGGTTCTGCTCTCCCTGACTCTGTTCGCTGCCTGCTCGCCGACCGGCGGCTCCACGGACGATGCGGGCGGTCCTGCGGACGGCGAGGTCCGGTTCCTGATCGCCGAGAACTTCTGGGCCGACTGGACGCCCTACGCGAGCACGGCACAGAGCCAGCACCGCCTGAACCGCCAGATCTACGACACCCTGATGGACTTCCCGACCGGTCGGCTGGATGCTCCGGAGCCGATGCTGGCGACGTCCTGGGAGCAGGTCGACGAGCGCACCTGGGAGTTCGAGCTGCGCGAGGACGTGACCTTCCACGACGGCCAGGAGTTCGGGCCCGACGACGTGAAGGCGTCGTTCGAGTGGGCGTCGGGCGCCACCGGGGAGGAGTCGATCCTCGTCGACCGCTGGGTCCCGACCCAGGTCGAGGTGGTCGACGAGAACACGGTCCGACTGGTCACCGAGACGCCGCTGGCGTCGATCTTCGATGCGATCCGACAGACCCCGATCATCGCGGCGGAGGACGTCGCGGCGGGAGCCGACGCGATGGCCTCCGAGCCGAACGGGACCGGTCCGTTCAAGCTGGAGAAGGAGACGCCAACCAAGAAGACGATGGTCGCCAACCAGGACTACTGGCGCGACCCGGCGGCCATCGACACCCTCGTGTGGGAGTACGTCGGGGACGCGCAGACGCGGGTGAACGCGCTCAAGGCCGGCCAGGCCGACGTGATCGACCGGGTCCCGGCCGAGCACCACGAGAGCCTGGCGTCGACCGACGGCATCGCCGTGGAGTCGATGACCGCTGCGGAGCAGGTCAACCTGTGGTCGATCCCTGGCCGGGTGGCCGCCTGGGATGAGAACCCCGATCTGCGGCGGGCGATCATGCTGGCGATCGACCGGGCGTCGCTGACCGAGAACCTCGTACAGGGAGAGAGCCGGCCGGCGATGAGCCACATGCCGAGCGAGACCCTGTACTACGTCGAGAACCGACCGAGCTACGAGCAGGACGTCGAGGAGGCCAGCCGGCTGGTCAAGGAGTCCGGTGCCGAGGGGCTGGAGTTCGAGATCTGGGCCGCTCCCGGCTTCCTTCCCGCGGCGGACAAGGTCGGCCAGGCGATCGTGGCCATGCTGGAGAAGGTCGGGCTCAAGCCGAAGCTGGTGACCGCGGACGTCGCGGGCCTCGTGGACGACTCCACCAAGAAGAACGGCACCGGCCTGCTCTACCACATCAGCTGGGCGAGCGGCGGTGAGCCGGCCTCCGCCGTCGGCATCTACACCAGCGCCAATCGCTGGCACCTCGCCGACCCGACCGTCGACGAGCTCGTCGCCGAGGGCAAGCGGACGGTCGATCCGGCGCAGCGGGAGGGCGTCTACGCGGAGCTCCAGGCGCGCCTGTGGGAGACCCTCCCGTCGCTGCCTCTCTACTACAGCGACTTCACCGTCGCCCGGTCCGAGAGGGTCGAGGGCCTGCAGATCCTGCCCAACTACGACACTTACTTCTACCCGGCCACCCTCGGCGAGTAG
- a CDS encoding ABC transporter permease has protein sequence MLSLILRRVAQMVAVALAVVALVFFLLRLAGDPARLLNSADASEATIAATRERLGLDDPVIVQFFRFLGQVLRGDLGSSYLGGYDVSSIVFGALPNTIMLAIAIIACSTVLSLVLGISSALAAGSWWDRCVQVYVALAQATPNFWLAVILVLIFAVNLGWFPAVDFTGPVSFVLPVTTMTVVLTPILIRTVRQSFLETLDQDYVRAARARGIAPLRIVGIHVLKVASLPLVTLIGMQLGVVLAGSYVIEVIFNWPGIGKLAVDSLNSRDFPMVQGAVLVAAVTFVLVNSLVDLTYSVLDPRVRAENT, from the coding sequence ATGCTGTCACTGATCCTGCGCCGGGTGGCACAGATGGTCGCGGTCGCCCTGGCCGTCGTAGCGCTGGTGTTCTTCCTGCTGCGACTGGCCGGCGACCCGGCCCGGCTGCTGAACTCCGCCGACGCCTCGGAGGCGACCATCGCGGCGACCCGCGAGCGGCTCGGCCTCGACGATCCCGTGATCGTCCAGTTCTTCCGCTTCCTCGGCCAGGTGCTCCGCGGCGATCTGGGCAGCTCCTACCTCGGTGGGTACGACGTGAGCTCGATCGTCTTCGGCGCGCTGCCCAACACGATCATGCTGGCCATCGCCATCATCGCGTGCTCGACCGTCCTGTCGCTGGTGCTCGGGATCTCCTCGGCCCTGGCCGCGGGGTCCTGGTGGGACCGATGCGTCCAGGTGTACGTCGCCCTCGCGCAGGCGACGCCGAACTTCTGGCTGGCGGTGATCCTGGTGCTGATCTTCGCGGTGAACCTCGGCTGGTTCCCCGCGGTCGACTTCACCGGCCCGGTCAGCTTCGTCCTCCCCGTGACGACCATGACGGTGGTGCTCACCCCGATCCTGATCCGGACCGTGCGGCAGTCCTTCCTCGAGACGCTGGACCAGGACTACGTCCGGGCGGCGCGGGCCCGTGGGATCGCACCCCTCCGGATCGTCGGCATCCACGTGCTCAAGGTGGCCTCCCTGCCCCTGGTCACGCTGATCGGGATGCAGCTCGGTGTGGTGCTGGCCGGCTCCTACGTGATCGAGGTCATCTTCAACTGGCCGGGCATCGGCAAGCTGGCCGTCGACTCCCTCAACTCCCGTGACTTCCCCATGGTGCAGGGGGCGGTGCTGGTCGCCGCGGTCACCTTCGTCCTGGTCAACTCGCTGGTCGACCTGACCTACAGCGTGCTCGACCCGCGCGTACGAGCGGAGAACACCTGA
- a CDS encoding dipeptide/oligopeptide/nickel ABC transporter permease/ATP-binding protein produces MSALIEQAEGMAAPDAVGTRRRRAPRGLRLVGWIGILVLLLVAALAPWLAPHDPHAQDIAHTLRPPVWDGGDWSHPFGTDSLGRDVLSRMLLGARSSVVISVFAMLLGASLGVLTGMAAGFLGRVVDTVLMRLGDIQLALPFILVAIVVLGMMTDRRPIHLILVLGLPAWIVYARVVRSRVLAERSQDYVLAARTLGASRLRQMTTYVWPQVRSVVPPVALVDLSHLIIMESTLSFLGFGLTAPAVSWGQILAEGRQNMESSPWLPVLPGVAIMLAVLAINLAAEPGERRRRRARPRRTASRTAAVAPEGTAAEEGTDADVVLSVRDLRVEFPGRDGRAVQAVRGVSFQVRRGRIVGIVGESGSGKSVTAYAVMGLLSGGGTVTGGSVRFDGVDLVGASEASLRPLRGRRLGMIFQNPSSSLNPVLTVGFQLVEALRSSQQVSRSEAVARSVEALRRVGFGHPETVMARYPFRLSGGQNQRVMIAMTMLTAPDLLLADEPTTALDVTTQAQVLDQIAAMRDDLGTSVVLISHDLGLMAEVADEIVVMYAGEVCEAGRTEDVLASPAHPYTRALLASAPGAGRPRSGVLATIPGDLPDPATTRQGCAFADRCPEAMTICHSIAPPAVEHAPAWAVSCHLQAAEGESEPTMGKVGQR; encoded by the coding sequence ATGAGCGCCCTGATCGAGCAGGCGGAGGGAATGGCCGCTCCCGACGCTGTCGGCACCCGGCGGCGCCGGGCGCCGCGGGGACTGCGCCTGGTGGGCTGGATCGGCATCCTGGTCCTGCTGCTGGTGGCGGCACTGGCCCCGTGGCTCGCGCCCCACGACCCCCACGCCCAGGACATCGCCCACACCCTGCGCCCACCGGTGTGGGACGGCGGCGACTGGTCGCACCCGTTCGGCACCGACTCGCTCGGTCGCGACGTGCTGTCGCGGATGCTGCTGGGAGCTCGCTCCTCGGTGGTGATCAGCGTGTTCGCCATGCTCCTCGGGGCGAGTCTCGGGGTCCTCACGGGGATGGCGGCCGGATTCCTGGGTCGGGTGGTGGACACGGTGCTGATGCGCCTGGGCGACATCCAGCTGGCACTGCCGTTCATCCTCGTCGCCATCGTCGTCCTCGGGATGATGACCGATCGGCGGCCGATCCACCTGATCCTGGTGCTGGGCCTGCCCGCGTGGATCGTCTACGCCCGGGTGGTCCGCAGCAGGGTCCTCGCGGAGCGCTCCCAGGACTACGTGCTGGCCGCGCGGACCCTCGGCGCCAGCCGGCTGCGGCAGATGACGACCTATGTGTGGCCGCAGGTCCGCTCGGTCGTCCCCCCGGTCGCGCTGGTCGACCTGAGCCACCTGATCATCATGGAGTCGACGCTGAGCTTCCTCGGCTTCGGCCTCACCGCGCCAGCGGTCTCCTGGGGGCAGATCCTCGCCGAGGGACGCCAGAACATGGAGAGCTCGCCCTGGCTCCCGGTGCTGCCGGGTGTGGCCATCATGCTCGCCGTGCTGGCCATCAACCTGGCCGCCGAGCCGGGGGAGCGACGCCGTCGCCGTGCCCGTCCGCGTCGTACGGCCTCCCGTACCGCCGCTGTCGCACCCGAGGGGACCGCCGCGGAGGAGGGCACCGACGCCGACGTGGTCCTGTCCGTCCGGGACCTGCGTGTGGAGTTCCCGGGACGCGACGGACGGGCGGTGCAGGCCGTGCGGGGCGTCTCGTTCCAGGTGCGCCGGGGCCGGATCGTCGGCATCGTGGGGGAGAGCGGCTCGGGCAAGTCGGTCACCGCCTACGCCGTGATGGGGTTGCTGTCGGGCGGTGGCACCGTCACGGGTGGCTCCGTCCGGTTCGACGGCGTCGACCTGGTCGGGGCCTCCGAGGCCAGCCTGCGGCCCTTGCGCGGACGCCGGCTGGGGATGATCTTCCAGAACCCGTCCAGCTCGCTCAACCCGGTCCTGACCGTCGGCTTCCAGCTCGTGGAGGCCCTCCGGAGCTCCCAGCAGGTGTCGAGGTCGGAGGCGGTCGCGCGGTCGGTCGAGGCATTGCGCCGGGTGGGCTTCGGCCACCCGGAGACCGTGATGGCCCGGTATCCGTTCCGCCTCAGCGGCGGGCAGAACCAGCGGGTGATGATCGCGATGACCATGCTGACGGCGCCGGACCTGCTGCTGGCCGACGAGCCGACGACGGCCCTGGACGTGACCACCCAGGCGCAGGTCCTCGACCAGATCGCCGCGATGCGCGACGACCTGGGCACCAGCGTCGTCCTCATCTCGCACGACCTGGGGCTGATGGCCGAGGTGGCCGACGAGATCGTCGTCATGTACGCCGGCGAGGTCTGCGAGGCGGGCCGTACCGAGGACGTCCTGGCGAGCCCGGCGCATCCCTACACCCGTGCGCTGTTGGCCTCCGCCCCCGGGGCCGGTCGGCCCCGGAGCGGCGTGCTGGCCACGATCCCCGGCGACCTGCCGGACCCGGCGACGACGCGGCAGGGCTGTGCCTTCGCCGACCGCTGCCCGGAGGCCATGACGATCTGCCACAGCATCGCCCCGCCGGCCGTGGAGCACGCGCCGGCCTGGGCGGTGTCATGCCACCTGCAGGCGGCGGAGGGCGAGAGCGAACCGACGATGGGGAAGGTGGGACAGCGATGA
- a CDS encoding ABC transporter ATP-binding protein: MTPLLELRGVDSRYTVRRGLRAPVTVHAVNGVDLTIQPGETVGLVGESGCGKSTLSRTILRLKEPTAGQILFDGRPLPEMDEAAYRRQVQMVFQDPYASLPRHMTAGRIVAEPMLIHRTVSDKATALRRAAELMRDVGLPAGTEEKLPGQLSGGQRQRVGIARALALDPSLIVADEAVSALDVSVQAQILNLLAELQRKRRLALLFVSHDIDVVRFLCQRIAVMYLGRIVEVGPADAVHDHPLHPYTRVLMDAVPTISRRGRPRIEVHGDPPDPLDPPAGCAFHPRCPFAQEICRTERPTLTPRSGGGSAACHFGPEELASMEERQRAGSASTDTLGRVR, from the coding sequence ATGACCCCGCTGCTCGAGCTTCGAGGAGTGGACTCCCGATACACCGTGCGCCGCGGGCTGCGCGCGCCGGTCACCGTGCACGCGGTGAACGGTGTCGACCTGACCATCCAGCCGGGTGAGACGGTTGGACTGGTCGGTGAGAGCGGCTGCGGCAAGTCGACGCTCAGCCGCACCATCCTGCGGCTCAAGGAGCCGACGGCCGGGCAGATCCTGTTCGACGGACGGCCGCTGCCGGAGATGGACGAGGCGGCCTACCGGCGCCAGGTGCAGATGGTGTTCCAGGATCCGTACGCGAGCCTCCCGCGGCACATGACGGCCGGCCGGATCGTCGCCGAGCCGATGCTGATCCATCGCACGGTGAGCGACAAGGCGACCGCCCTGCGCCGGGCCGCCGAGCTGATGCGCGACGTGGGCCTGCCGGCCGGCACCGAGGAGAAGCTCCCCGGCCAGCTGAGCGGCGGCCAGCGCCAGCGCGTCGGCATCGCCCGCGCGCTGGCGCTCGACCCGTCGCTGATCGTCGCCGACGAGGCGGTCTCGGCGCTGGACGTGTCGGTGCAGGCGCAGATCCTGAACCTGCTGGCCGAGCTCCAGCGGAAGCGGCGACTCGCGCTGCTGTTCGTCTCCCACGACATCGACGTGGTGCGCTTCCTGTGTCAGCGGATCGCGGTGATGTACCTCGGTCGCATCGTGGAGGTCGGTCCGGCGGACGCGGTGCACGACCATCCCCTGCATCCCTACACCCGGGTGCTGATGGATGCCGTGCCCACCATCTCCCGCCGGGGGCGGCCCCGGATCGAAGTGCACGGTGATCCGCCGGATCCTCTCGATCCGCCGGCCGGCTGCGCCTTCCACCCGCGCTGTCCCTTCGCCCAGGAGATCTGCCGCACCGAGCGGCCGACCCTCACTCCCCGGAGCGGCGGCGGTAGCGCCGCGTGTCACTTCGGACCCGAGGAGCTGGCGTCGATGGAGGAGCGTCAGCGGGCCGGGAGCGCGTCGACGGACACGCTCGGGCGGGTGCGCTGA
- a CDS encoding Gfo/Idh/MocA family oxidoreductase, with translation MAPASGGPAPVGVAVVGLGFMGTRWVRALADHDGARVVAVCDVDGERARKVADTCGARWATGLEALADPRVDAVVVCTPDHLHRDAALEAIRAGLPVAVEKPFAHDIATAAEIRDAAAAAGVPVLAGHLLRFEPRYAAAQAAVADGQIGRVLAIRSERIGLLGDQKVLGGRVSVPLYYGTHEMDIARWFAGDIAEVDAVSSGGVLRSQGFDVDDLYSVRLSFASGAHGTSMLGWVLPDASLGAGLTGLSVIGEHGYLTIVQGGTGLSVHGAAGPVPVDSWYAPTMHGRTSGAIGYQARHLVEVARGEREPLCSAADGTEAVRAALAIERSAQRGTRIRLEETAP, from the coding sequence ATGGCCCCGGCGAGCGGCGGACCGGCTCCGGTCGGCGTGGCCGTCGTGGGCCTGGGGTTCATGGGCACCCGGTGGGTGCGGGCACTGGCCGACCACGACGGTGCCCGGGTCGTGGCGGTCTGCGACGTCGATGGTGAGCGGGCACGGAAGGTGGCCGACACCTGCGGCGCTCGGTGGGCCACCGGACTCGAGGCCCTGGCCGACCCGCGGGTGGACGCGGTCGTGGTCTGCACACCGGACCACCTGCACCGCGATGCCGCGCTCGAGGCGATCCGGGCGGGGCTCCCGGTCGCGGTCGAGAAGCCCTTCGCGCACGACATCGCGACGGCCGCGGAGATCCGGGACGCCGCGGCGGCCGCCGGCGTCCCTGTCCTGGCCGGTCACCTCCTCCGGTTCGAGCCACGCTACGCGGCTGCGCAGGCGGCGGTCGCGGACGGGCAGATCGGTCGGGTCCTGGCGATCCGCAGTGAGCGGATCGGGCTGCTCGGCGACCAGAAGGTGCTGGGCGGCCGGGTCAGCGTGCCGTTGTACTACGGCACCCACGAGATGGACATCGCCCGCTGGTTCGCCGGCGACATCGCCGAGGTCGACGCGGTCAGCAGCGGCGGTGTGCTGCGTTCCCAGGGCTTCGACGTGGACGACCTGTACTCGGTCCGCCTGAGCTTCGCCTCGGGTGCCCACGGGACCTCGATGCTGGGCTGGGTGCTGCCGGACGCCTCCCTGGGCGCCGGACTGACCGGCCTCAGCGTGATCGGCGAGCACGGCTACCTGACGATCGTCCAGGGCGGCACCGGGCTGTCCGTGCACGGCGCAGCAGGCCCGGTGCCGGTGGACAGCTGGTACGCGCCCACGATGCACGGGCGGACGTCCGGAGCGATCGGCTACCAGGCCCGCCATCTCGTCGAGGTGGCGCGGGGAGAGCGAGAGCCCCTGTGCAGCGCCGCCGACGGGACCGAGGCGGTCCGGGCCGCCCTCGCCATCGAGCGATCGGCGCAGCGTGGAACCCGCATTCGACTGGAGGAGACAGCACCGTGA
- a CDS encoding aldehyde dehydrogenase family protein, with product MREILLAIGGKRLPAADGTTMDVRSPATGELLARMSCASPSDVDAAVSAAGEATAALAELGPRGRARLVARVADLLGDQQEPIARDLASEQGKPIGEARGELSAAVEMWRDAAELVRHLTEEILPSDDPARAIVVRRRPHGVLAVVTPWNFPATIPTEYLCAGLAMGNAIVWKPSELTPITADRILQCVEEAGFPAGAVNLVTGTGGSVGAALVGHRGVNAVGFTGSPETGDAISRSAGTKPLLLELGGNNATVVLPETDIAQAAEALAEAAFANAGQICSSTERILVHESIHDELRDALAQAARDRRVGPSLDETTRMGPLNNAAVLEKVQRHVRQALDGGAVAVAGGRQPQGAATELFYEPTVLSGVRPDLDAFTEETFGPVAMLVPFADDADAVRMVNDHRLGLIAGIIGDDIDRALEIGRRLEVGMVNVDAVATAWQPHTPFGGFSGRRSGVGRLGGAYTLDALSQLQTFVLPARRLP from the coding sequence GTGAGGGAGATCCTGCTGGCGATCGGCGGCAAGCGCCTTCCGGCCGCCGACGGCACCACCATGGATGTACGCAGCCCCGCCACCGGCGAGCTGCTGGCGCGGATGTCGTGCGCGTCCCCGTCCGATGTGGACGCCGCGGTCTCCGCCGCGGGCGAGGCGACCGCGGCGCTGGCCGAGCTCGGGCCGCGTGGCCGGGCGCGACTCGTGGCCCGGGTCGCCGACCTGCTCGGGGACCAGCAGGAGCCGATCGCCCGGGACCTGGCGTCCGAGCAGGGCAAGCCGATCGGTGAGGCGAGGGGAGAGCTCTCCGCGGCGGTCGAGATGTGGCGTGACGCGGCGGAGCTGGTCCGTCACCTCACCGAGGAGATCCTGCCGAGCGACGACCCCGCCCGCGCCATCGTCGTACGGCGGCGGCCGCATGGCGTGCTCGCGGTGGTGACCCCGTGGAACTTCCCGGCGACGATCCCGACCGAGTATCTCTGCGCCGGGCTCGCGATGGGCAACGCCATCGTGTGGAAGCCCTCGGAGCTGACCCCGATCACCGCCGACCGGATCCTGCAGTGCGTCGAGGAGGCCGGCTTCCCGGCAGGGGCGGTCAATCTGGTGACGGGGACGGGCGGCTCCGTCGGGGCGGCGCTGGTCGGTCATCGCGGGGTCAATGCGGTCGGCTTCACCGGCAGCCCGGAGACCGGTGACGCCATCTCCCGGTCGGCCGGCACCAAGCCCCTGCTGCTGGAGCTCGGTGGCAACAACGCGACGGTCGTCCTGCCGGAGACCGACATCGCGCAGGCCGCGGAGGCGCTCGCCGAGGCCGCCTTCGCCAACGCGGGCCAGATCTGCAGCTCCACCGAGCGCATCCTGGTGCACGAGTCGATCCACGACGAGCTGCGCGATGCCCTGGCCCAGGCCGCGCGGGACCGGCGGGTCGGACCATCGCTGGACGAGACGACCCGGATGGGGCCCCTCAACAACGCGGCGGTGCTGGAGAAGGTCCAGCGGCATGTGCGCCAGGCACTGGACGGTGGTGCCGTGGCGGTGGCCGGTGGGCGGCAACCCCAGGGCGCCGCGACGGAGCTGTTCTACGAGCCGACCGTCCTCAGCGGCGTCCGCCCGGACCTCGACGCCTTCACCGAGGAGACCTTCGGCCCGGTCGCGATGCTGGTGCCCTTCGCCGACGACGCGGACGCGGTGCGGATGGTCAACGACCACCGGCTCGGCCTGATCGCGGGGATCATCGGCGACGACATCGACCGTGCCCTCGAGATCGGACGACGGCTCGAGGTCGGCATGGTCAACGTCGACGCGGTGGCGACCGCCTGGCAGCCGCACACGCCGTTCGGCGGGTTCTCCGGTCGGCGCAGCGGCGTCGGTCGGCTAGGGGGTGCCTACACGCTGGACGCGCTCAGCCAGCTCCAGACCTTCGTACTGCCCGCGAGGAGACTGCCGTGA
- a CDS encoding creatininase family protein, translating to MSGHVLGELTTEDVAAADFRLAIVPVGAVEQHGPHLAVLTDARIAERFAGLLAERLDGTALLCPLLPYGLSEHHAAFAGTVTLRPATFISLVGDIIDSLAAQGFDKVVLVNGHGGNMEALSLVARDQRARNGVRVGSLMWARLAHDVCAEGTAGSAYGHACENETSLAMVLAPELLRPDRVRAPVGARIDVLHAMPPRALVDTAYSFDELTPDGVWGDPRSASTERGERILATALERAEEYCRALAKEPPARR from the coding sequence GTGAGCGGGCACGTGCTGGGCGAGCTCACCACGGAGGACGTGGCGGCGGCCGACTTCCGGCTCGCCATCGTGCCCGTCGGCGCGGTGGAGCAGCACGGCCCGCACCTCGCGGTGCTGACCGATGCGCGGATCGCCGAACGGTTCGCCGGCCTGCTGGCCGAGCGGCTGGACGGCACCGCACTGCTGTGCCCGCTGCTTCCCTACGGCCTGTCCGAGCACCATGCGGCCTTCGCCGGCACGGTGACGCTGCGGCCGGCCACCTTCATCAGCCTGGTCGGCGACATCATCGACTCGCTGGCGGCGCAGGGGTTCGACAAGGTCGTCCTGGTCAACGGGCACGGCGGGAACATGGAGGCCCTCTCCCTGGTGGCGCGCGACCAGCGGGCCCGCAACGGGGTCCGGGTCGGCTCGCTGATGTGGGCGCGGCTGGCCCACGACGTCTGTGCCGAGGGCACCGCCGGATCCGCCTACGGACACGCCTGCGAGAACGAGACCTCCCTGGCGATGGTGCTGGCCCCCGAGCTGCTCCGGCCCGACCGGGTCCGGGCCCCGGTGGGCGCCCGCATCGACGTACTGCACGCGATGCCGCCGCGTGCGCTCGTGGACACCGCCTACTCCTTCGACGAGCTCACCCCCGACGGCGTGTGGGGGGACCCGCGCTCGGCCAGCACGGAGCGCGGTGAGCGGATCCTCGCCACGGCCCTCGAGCGCGCCGAGGAGTACTGCCGGGCGCTGGCGAAGGAGCCTCCCGCCCGCCGGTGA